One genomic region from Candidatus Caldarchaeum subterraneum encodes:
- a CDS encoding acetolactate synthase I/II/III large subunit: MKGLWIDMLSGGGLLLVSLRKAGVDRFFINSGTEYSGLLLDYMHLSPSQRPEMVVCLSETTAVAAAYGYSLMNENASAVMVHTVPGVASALPNLFNAYTAGIPIILISGVTSYSSRGRRGSRQIRVHWGQDVRDIRGLVRQFVKWDYVVNESAEIPEAVSRAVEVAMSPPQGPVYLGIHREHFMANLEKMVEQRPPIVSQPPSPNPSSVKKIAERLASANYPVILTRSAGRNAKSFHLLKSLAEMLCARVNYAVADYVNFPNTSIFSAPADLRRADCIVALESDVPWLPAEEWPMDVFRVSVGTEPLNTRMNVWGFGFDEAVYAETSQFLESLLHQFESGSVKVGKDLLEERRAVAENDWRRWRRDLEEALRQDESRGLLTKRLASHILGEALPQNFIIVNEYSLRPDYLLFDEPGTYFGEPPGGSLGWGLGAALGIKLAKPEVFVSVVLGDGSFVFNNPVSGAVLSKWYRLPVLLTVFNDGCWWDVKKSLADMGFSEFGKKVEGVDFPEPLDVYSMGRGMGFSSYVAEKPRQAAEALREAVADVLKGVTALVDLRVRADS; encoded by the coding sequence GTGAAAGGCCTCTGGATAGACATGTTATCTGGTGGGGGCCTACTGCTTGTCTCGCTGAGAAAAGCCGGTGTCGATAGGTTCTTCATCAACTCTGGAACAGAGTACTCGGGTCTTCTACTGGACTACATGCATCTAAGCCCTTCGCAGAGGCCGGAGATGGTTGTCTGCCTGAGTGAGACCACCGCTGTCGCGGCGGCATACGGATACAGCCTCATGAATGAGAATGCGTCGGCCGTCATGGTTCACACCGTCCCGGGTGTGGCAAGCGCTTTGCCTAACCTCTTCAACGCATACACGGCTGGCATACCCATCATTCTTATCTCAGGTGTCACATCATACTCGTCCAGAGGACGCAGGGGGTCGCGTCAGATACGTGTCCACTGGGGCCAGGATGTCAGGGATATACGTGGTTTGGTAAGGCAGTTTGTTAAATGGGATTATGTGGTCAACGAGTCCGCTGAGATTCCTGAAGCGGTGTCGAGGGCCGTTGAAGTAGCTATGTCCCCGCCCCAGGGCCCTGTCTACCTCGGAATTCACCGGGAGCATTTCATGGCGAACCTAGAGAAAATGGTTGAACAACGTCCGCCCATAGTTTCCCAACCTCCTTCACCAAATCCCTCAAGCGTCAAAAAAATCGCCGAAAGGCTCGCTTCCGCCAATTACCCAGTTATCCTGACGAGGTCTGCGGGAAGAAACGCTAAGTCTTTTCATTTGTTGAAGAGCTTGGCGGAGATGCTGTGTGCGCGGGTTAATTACGCCGTCGCCGACTATGTCAACTTTCCCAACACGAGCATTTTCTCCGCACCCGCTGACCTGAGGAGAGCTGACTGCATAGTTGCGCTGGAGTCTGATGTTCCTTGGCTGCCTGCGGAGGAGTGGCCCATGGATGTTTTCAGGGTCTCGGTCGGAACTGAACCGCTGAACACAAGGATGAATGTTTGGGGGTTCGGGTTCGATGAAGCAGTTTACGCGGAGACCTCCCAGTTTCTGGAGAGTCTTCTACATCAGTTCGAGAGCGGCTCGGTCAAGGTTGGAAAGGATTTGCTTGAGGAGAGACGGGCAGTCGCCGAGAATGATTGGCGAAGATGGCGGAGAGACCTTGAAGAAGCTCTCAGACAGGATGAAAGCAGAGGGCTGCTGACGAAGCGTCTGGCCTCACATATCCTCGGCGAAGCTCTACCCCAAAACTTCATCATAGTCAACGAGTATTCTCTGAGGCCTGATTATCTTTTGTTCGATGAGCCGGGAACCTATTTCGGGGAGCCTCCGGGCGGTTCTCTGGGATGGGGGCTTGGCGCAGCTCTCGGGATAAAGCTGGCTAAACCAGAAGTTTTTGTGTCAGTGGTTCTGGGCGACGGCAGCTTTGTCTTCAACAATCCTGTCTCGGGAGCCGTTTTGTCCAAATGGTATCGACTGCCTGTTTTGTTGACTGTCTTTAACGACGGATGTTGGTGGGATGTGAAAAAGAGCTTGGCTGACATGGGCTTCTCCGAGTTTGGGAAAAAAGTCGAGGGAGTCGATTTCCCAGAGCCCCTAGATGTCTACAGCATGGGGCGGGGCATGGGCTTCTCATCATATGTGGCGGAGAAGCCTAGGCAGGCTGCTGAGGCTTTGAGAGAAGCGGTTGCGGATGTTTTGAAGGGTGTCACAGCTCTCGTTGACTTGCGTGTTAGAGCGGATTCTTGA